Within the Thalassoglobus sp. JC818 genome, the region CGAGCAGAATCTGATCGCCATTCTGGAGTTCCTGCCACTTTCACGGAAAGAGCGGAAGGAAAGACTCGACAGGCTGCTCGGTCAATTCGGTCTCGACGACAAACGAAAACAGATCTCGTCGACCCTTTCCGGTGGTGAACGTCGTCGTCTCGAAATTGCCCGCTGTTTGTCGAGCAAGCCGAAGATCATTCTTCTCGACGAGCCGTTCACCGGGATTGATCCGACCACAATCAACGACATTCAAGACATCATCGGCGAACTGAGAGATTCCGGGATTTCGATTCTGCTGACGGACCACCGTGAACGCGAAACCCTGACGATCACCGATCGCAGCAACATCATTTGCGATGGCCGCGTTGTCGTCAGTGGTGATGTCGAGACAGTGCTGAACAATAAGGAAGCTCAGGAGAAATACTTCGGTCGCCGCTTCGATGCGACATCCATTATCGAAGAGAAATCGAACTTCCGAGTCGATCGTGCGGAAACTCTCCCAATTCCCGCTCCGCACAGCTTCAAGAAGCAGCAGGGTGAAACACGCTCCGAAGCAACTTCGCGAACGACAGCTTCAAATCCACACCAAGAAACAGAAGAACGGGTTGACGAATCCGAGTGGCTGTAGAGCACGTTGCTCGTGCGAGTGAGTAAAAATCAAACTCGGAGATGTTCTCGTCAACCAATATGGCTTCTGGCAGCAGTTTCGCGATCAAAAATGCCGGAGCGCTCGCTTGATTCGTCGAGTTCGGTGGAGCAGGCGACCACCTGAGAGCGATTCTCAATTAGCGGTTGGCGATCAGCTCATTCGTCGATCGGACATCGGCGACGAGTTGGCGTCCGTTCTCTTTCGTGCATCCCTGTTGGGGAGATTTCTCGCCTGAGTCGTGTTCGGGACTCGAATGCGTTCCACTTCCGGTTCGAACTGTTTCGATGTGGTCCCGACACTTGGGGCAACGATCCAGGTGGGTTTCAAACTTGCCAGCGACGACTTCAGTCAGCTTGCCAGCCACATATTCTTCCGCCTGATCGATGACTTCCGCACAGGTCATGTGCCCAGCGACGACCTGTTGTTGTGACTGCAAAACCAGAAA harbors:
- the lptB gene encoding LPS export ABC transporter ATP-binding protein, producing the protein MSILQCEDLVKVYPGGKRAVDGVSFDVEPGEIVGLLGPNGAGKSTTFRMTCGLTSPTKGKVFLNGVDVSRWPMYKRARHGMGYLPQDQSIFTKLTVEQNLIAILEFLPLSRKERKERLDRLLGQFGLDDKRKQISSTLSGGERRRLEIARCLSSKPKIILLDEPFTGIDPTTINDIQDIIGELRDSGISILLTDHRERETLTITDRSNIICDGRVVVSGDVETVLNNKEAQEKYFGRRFDATSIIEEKSNFRVDRAETLPIPAPHSFKKQQGETRSEATSRTTASNPHQETEERVDESEWL
- a CDS encoding zf-HC2 domain-containing protein; its protein translation is MSENSENSERNEGWCDCPAGVIRSMLDRQKTCRRQEKLKRLTAIGGSLAVFLFIGFLVLQSQQQVVAGHMTCAEVIDQAEEYVAGKLTEVVAGKFETHLDRCPKCRDHIETVRTGSGTHSSPEHDSGEKSPQQGCTKENGRQLVADVRSTNELIANR